GTCCTCTACCCGATCTCCAGCCGCCTGTCGCGGTATCTCGGCCGGACGCTCGGCGCGGCGCTCACCGTCGTCCTCGCGACCGTCGCCGTCGTCGCGCCCGTCGTGTTCATCGTCGGCATCGCGGTCCAGCAGGCGACGTCCATCCTCCAGGGCGTCACCGAGTCGATGGTCATCGACGCGGGCGACGCACTGCTGGCGAGGCTGGGAGTCGGCGCCGACACGATGGACGTCGTCGACATGCTGGTGGCCTCGATGCAGAACGGGTCGCGCGGACTCGTCGGGAACGTCTTCACCGTCGTCGGGGCGACGGCGCAGTTCCTCATCGGCCTCGTCGTCTTCGTGTTCCTGTTCTACTACCTGCTGCGCGACGGCGACCGCCTCGTCGCCTGGACGCGGACGGTGTCGCCGCTCGAACGCGACGAGATGGACGACCTGCTCGAACGCTGTGACCGACTGCTGTGGGCGTCGCTGGTCGGCACCGTCGTCGTCGCCGCGGTGCAGGCGGCGCTGACGGGCGTCGCGTTCGCCGCGCTGAACTTCAGCAACTCCGTCTTCTGGACGCTGGTGACGTTCCTGCTCTCCTTGCTCCCCGTCATCGGGGCGTCCGTCGTCTGGATTCCGGCGAGCATCTACCTCCTCGTCGTCGGCCGGACCATCGACGCAGTCGTGCTGTTCGTCGCGGGGACGTTCATCATCAGCGGGTCGGACAACCTCATCAGACCGTTCGTCGTCCAGCACAGCGCGCATCTCAACACCGGCCTCGTCGTCGTCGGCCTGTTCGGTGGCCTCGCCGTGTTCGGGTTCCTGGGACTGTTCATCGGACCCGTCGTCGTCGGGATGGCGAAACATCTCGCCGAGGTGGTCGCCAGACGTCACGGTGCGGACGCTCGCGGGCAGTGACCCGCGAGTATCCGAGCGTCGCCGCTGTGTCGTCGAGTGATACGAGAGCCCGGTTCGGAGTCGTCCGAGCGGTAGAGCGACGACGCTACGCGGTCGGCCCGACGGACGGACTGCTCAGTTCAACGCCTCGACCGGTTCGGCGAGGTCCTCCCGACTGTCGACCGGGCCGTTGACGAACAGGCCGTGGCCGATGATGACGACGGCCAGCAGTCCGGCGGCGGTGACTGCGGTGGTCGTGGCGATGGCCGTGAGCGCGCCGACGACGGCCCCGCTGGCCATGCTGAGAAACACGCCCAGCAACACCAGGTCGTAGTACTGCCACGTGTAGTCCATGCCTACCGTTAGCGTTCCGACACCAAAAACCACGGGGACAGGGCCACAGTACGTCGGTTCCGTCTCGGAGAACGCGCCCGGTGCGTGACCGTCGACGAAGCGAGCCGGTCGGAGACCGAACGTACTCGATTCCTGATTTTCTGCCCCATCGGGTCCGATACGGCCGAATCTACTAATGCGCCGACGCTCAGAGTGATAGTGAGATGACGTGTTATGTCGTCGCCGAGGCGGGGGTCAACCACGACGGCGACGTGAGTCAGGCGGAGCGACTCGTCGACGCCGCCGTCGCGGCGGGCGCGGACGCCGTGAAGTTCCAGACGTTCGTCGCGGACAGACTGGCCACCCCCGACGCCCCCAAGGCACCGTACCAGGAGGAGACGACCGGCGAGCAGTCCCAGTACGAGATGCTCCGCTCGCTCGAACTCCCGCGGTCGGCCCACGAGCGACTGCAGTCGTACTGTCGGGACCAGGGCATAGAGTTCCTCTCGACGCCGTTCGACGTCGAGAGCGCGACGCTGCTGGACGACCTGGACGTCCCACGGGTGAAACTCGGGTCGGGGGAACTCGACAACCATCCGCTCCTGCGGCACGTCGCACGGTTCGGGCGGCCGATGGTCGTCTCGACGGGGATGGGGACGATGGGAGAGGTCCACGACGCACTGGCCGCCATCCGGAACGCGAACCCCGACGTACCCGTGACGTTCCTCCACTGTACGACCGCCTACCCCGCCGCGCTGGACGAGGTGAACCTCCGGGCGATGGTGACGATGGCCGACGAACTCCCGACGCCGGTGGGCTACTCCGACCACACCACCCGAGTCGAGGTGCCCGCGCTGGCCGTCGCGGCGGGGGCGACGGTCGTCGAGAAGCACTTCACGCTCGACCGGACGCTCCCCGGCCCCGACCACCGCGCCTCGCTCGAACCCGACGAACTCGCGGCCGCGGTGTCGCTCGTCCGCGACGCCGAGACGGCCCTCGGGAGTCCCGAGAAGCGACCGACCGGGACAGAGCGCGAGAACCGGCCGGTCGTCCGCAAGAGCCTCCACGCCGCCACGGACGTCGCTGCTGGCGAGCGGTTCACCGCCGACAACGTCTCCGTCACGCGTCCGGCCGACGGACTCCCGCCACGCACGTACGACGCCGTCCTCGGGGCGACGGCCAGCGTCGCACTCGACGCGGGG
This region of Halomarina salina genomic DNA includes:
- a CDS encoding AI-2E family transporter encodes the protein MSRLPRPTASTVFLWGLLAVFGVVTVWLFLPYLQYALLAGLLGYVLYPISSRLSRYLGRTLGAALTVVLATVAVVAPVVFIVGIAVQQATSILQGVTESMVIDAGDALLARLGVGADTMDVVDMLVASMQNGSRGLVGNVFTVVGATAQFLIGLVVFVFLFYYLLRDGDRLVAWTRTVSPLERDEMDDLLERCDRLLWASLVGTVVVAAVQAALTGVAFAALNFSNSVFWTLVTFLLSLLPVIGASVVWIPASIYLLVVGRTIDAVVLFVAGTFIISGSDNLIRPFVVQHSAHLNTGLVVVGLFGGLAVFGFLGLFIGPVVVGMAKHLAEVVARRHGADARGQ
- the neuB gene encoding N-acetylneuraminate synthase, with translation MTCYVVAEAGVNHDGDVSQAERLVDAAVAAGADAVKFQTFVADRLATPDAPKAPYQEETTGEQSQYEMLRSLELPRSAHERLQSYCRDQGIEFLSTPFDVESATLLDDLDVPRVKLGSGELDNHPLLRHVARFGRPMVVSTGMGTMGEVHDALAAIRNANPDVPVTFLHCTTAYPAALDEVNLRAMVTMADELPTPVGYSDHTTRVEVPALAVAAGATVVEKHFTLDRTLPGPDHRASLEPDELAAAVSLVRDAETALGSPEKRPTGTERENRPVVRKSLHAATDVAAGERFTADNVSVTRPADGLPPRTYDAVLGATASVALDAGAAITDAAVGEWDGGERG